In Pseudomonas sp. Leaf58, one DNA window encodes the following:
- a CDS encoding YbaB/EbfC family nucleoid-associated protein, whose translation MMKGGMAGLMKQAQQMQEKMQKMQEELANAEVTGQSGGGLVSVVMTGRHDVKRVSIDQSLMSTDEDDKEVLEDLIAAALNDAVRKIEQNSQEKMGGMTAGMQLPPGFKMPF comes from the coding sequence ATGATGAAAGGTGGCATGGCCGGCCTGATGAAGCAGGCCCAGCAGATGCAGGAAAAGATGCAAAAGATGCAGGAAGAGCTGGCTAACGCCGAAGTTACCGGCCAGTCCGGTGGCGGCCTGGTGAGCGTGGTGATGACCGGTCGTCACGACGTCAAACGCGTCAGCATCGACCAAAGCCTGATGTCGACTGATGAAGACGACAAGGAAGTGCTCGAAGACCTGATCGCCGCTGCGTTGAATGACGCCGTGCGCAAGATCGAGCAGAACAGCCAGGAGAAAATGGGTGGCATGACCGCTGGCATGCAACTGCCGCCGGGCTTCAAGATGCCGTTCTAA